From the genome of Pseudomonas sihuiensis:
GAGCATACGAAGACCCTCGTCGAAACGCCGACGCTGTTCGTCCCGGCGAAAGCCGACACGGTATGGCGTCGGTGGGAAAATATCGAACCAGGCCAGTGGCTGGGTGACGTCGACCTGATCATCCACCTCGCGGTCCAGGTAGCGAATGATGCGCCTGTCGCCCACCACCACATCGGTGCGACCGCTGTAGAGCAGACGATTGCGATTGATCTGCAGCGCCTCCTCGCGATAACGCGGATTGTTCATGGCCATGCGCTCGAACTCTGGCCCCATCAGCAGTCGAGCACGCTGAAAGGCGCTGACCGCGTACTGGCCGAGGTCGGCGATCTGCTCGATGCGATAACCGCGCTTGGCCAGCGCCACCGCCACGTTCTGGTAATGGATGTAGACGTCCGAATAGAAGGCCTGCACGCCACTGCGCTCGTGAGTGGTGGTAATGGCGTCGATCTCGCCGCGGCGCAGCATCAGGTGCAAGCGCTCTATCGGCGCGTAATAGGCGGTCACTTCAAAACCGGCGTTGTGCGCAGCACGCTCCACCAATTCATATTCCAGGCCACGCGGCTCACCTTCGTAGACATAAGGCGGCTTGTGCGTGCCAAAGCCGACATGCAGCAGCTCGGCCGCAACCGTCAGGCTCAGGCATGCCAGCATCGCCCCCAGCCACCATCTGAGCATCTTCTACCCCACTATCGGTCCCGCCAGAGCATAGCCGCCTGGCCGCCTTCATAACCAGAGTGGATGCCGGCCGATTCATTCCGCTTTGCCCTATCGCGGCTAGACTGGCTGCACGCATTCTGCGCCTGCCTTCAGGAGATCAAGACCATGCTCAAAGCCGAATACCAACAACGCGGCCCGGTGCCGCAGGACGTGATCAGCGCGGTGCCACTGCAGTTGCCGGAACCCGCTGCCGGACAAGTGCGGGTCAAGGTACTGGCAGCACCGATCAACCCGTCCGACGTGCTGACCCTGACCGGCGCCTACGGCATGCTGCCGCCACTGCCGGCCGTGGGCGGCAACGAAGGCGTCGGCAAGGTCGAGGCGCTCGGTGAAGGCGTGAGCAACTTCAAGGTCGGCCAGACCGTGCTGCTGCCGGTCGGCTGCGGTACCTGGGTCACGGCTCTGAATGCGCCAGCGGAAAAACTCATCCCGCTGCCGGATGCCGACCCGCTGCAACTGGCCATGCTTACCGTCAACCCACCCACGGCCTCGCTGCTGCTCAGCGAATTCGTCGACCTCAAACCGGGCGACTGGGTGATCCAGAACGCCGCCAACTCCGGCGTCGGCAGCTACCTGATTCAGCTGGCCAAGCTGCGCGGTTTCAAGACCATCAACGTGGTACGCCGTGATTCGGCCGTTGCCGGCGTCGAGGCCGAGGGCGGTGATCTGGTGCTGGTGGACGGACCGGACCTGGCCAAGCGTGTGCGCGCAGCCACTGGCGGCGCCGAAGTACGCCTGGGGATCGACGCGGTCGGCGGCGTCAGCACCGACAACCTGGCCGCAGTGCTGGCCAACGGCGGTGTACTGGTGAACTACGGCATGATGAGCGGCCAGGCCTGCCAGGTCTCTCCCGCCTCCTTCGTGTTTCGCGACGTGACCCTGCGCGGTTTCTGGCTGGCCAAGTGGTTCCAGCAGGCCAGCCCGGCGCAGCAGATGAAGGTGTTCGGCGAACTGGTGCAACTGATCGCCAGTGGCAAGCTGAAGACCCGCGTCGCGGCGACTTATGACCTGGAGCACATCAAGGACGCCGTGGCGGCAGCCGCCAGCGGCGAGCGTGACGGCAAGATTCTGCTGGTGCCCTGAGGCTGACAGCGCGCCCTGCCTCCGAAGTGCACCCGGCGCCCCTTCTCCCATGGGGCGCCCTCTCTCCTACCGCCCCCAGCAGCGCACTGCCTGGGGCGAGTACGCCCTGTGCAGGGCAGTACCACTGCCATTCGCCTGCTTATGCGCAGCGCGAAGCTGCTCAGCCAAAGCAGCTCATATCTGTGAGGAATAAGGCAAAGTACTTTTTTCCGTGCTAGAACCTATGGGGTTGGTCATTTTATGGCCAATGGCCAATACCCCACTGACTCGCCGGACTGTCACTGATGAAAACTAAAAAAGACGCCGTAGCCCCCGCAAAGGAAGCCACCCTGGCCGATATCGCCGACAACCTGCTGGCACCGCCCGCGCTGCCGGGGCACAGCGTTAGCGGCGAGCAGTATCTGTATTTCACCGAACGCGATATCGAGCGCATCCTCGATAACCTCGATGGCCTGCGCAACATGGTGTTCCCGCTGGGCGAGCCGCTGGACGAAGGCGAGTCGAGCCGTATCCAGCAATTTCCTTCGGTGTGCCTGATCGGCCTTGGCCGCTGCGGCTCGAACATCGCCCTGGACGTCGCCTCCCTGGTCTACAACGCGCGCCAGTTCTATCTGGAAGAGTTTCACAGCGAAGCCACTGCCACCATCGAGCAGGCCTCACGCCCCAGCCGCTGGATTCGCAGCAACCTGCTGCGCGCGCCGCGCAAGAGCAGCAAACCGGTATTCCTGATCGAGCCGCTGGTGATGCTCGGCGACCTGGACAAGGACATCGCCGGGCGCATCCGCTTCTCGCGCAAGGGCGAGATGAGTGGGTTTCTCGACGATTACAGCAAGATGAAGATCATGGACCTGTCCGAGGTGCATGCCGGCGGTGCCGGCAACGCGCCGATCCTTGGTCAGTATCTGGCCAAGATCATCCTCAACAAGGACACCCAGCGCTTCTCCAACGAAGACTGGAAGTTCATCCACAGCTACCTGATCGACTCCTGCGGGATCAAGGCCAACCAATCGCGCTTGTACTTCTATATCTTCAGCGCCGGCGGCGGCACCGGCTCGGGCATGGCCTCGGAGTTCGGCCTGGCGCAGCAGTTCGCCTACATGAGCAAGACCTTCGATAGCAAAACGCCGGACGATGGCGAGGCCGAGCGCGAACGTGGTTTCGTCTTCGAACCGATCTTCACCAGCGGCATCTGCATCCTGCCGAACATTTCCGACCAGCGCAGCGAGATGTCCGAAGCCCTGCACATCAATGCCGGACGCCTGCTGTGCAAGTACCTGGCCGAGGAATGGGACTTCTCCTACAACTTCGACAACGAGCAGAACAGTGCCGAAAGCGTGATGCGCCGCATCCGCCCGTGGAACGCGATGATGCTCATTTCCAACGACATCATGCGTTACGCCGAGGAAAGCGGTGACGGCAGCATCCACAACATCGACGTGACCGCCATGGAGCGCCACGCCAACCAGTACATCTCGCAGCAGATCTTCAACATCCTCACTGCCCAGGCGGTGACCAGCGACTACGACCAGAACTACTTCCGCCGCGCCGGCATCGACATCGGCGAGACCATCCGCCTCGACGCCAACGACCTGTTCATGAGCCTGGCCGGCCCAGTGGCCGTGGCTTATGCCGAATCCGTGGTGCCCGAACAGCATGCCCAGCTGTCGGAGAAATTCCGCGTACTGGACAAGGAACAGAGCCCGCCGCGGCTGAACATCGACGACCTGTTCTTCCGCTCCATCGACCTGCCGCACTTCAACAAGGTCACCCAGGCCATCGAAGGCATCAGCCTGCTGCCGATCGAGTCCAAGCGCTATCGCCAGGCGCTGGAGCAATACAAGTCCAGCGGCTACGACGCCACGCAACTGAGCGACCTGCATTTCTTCAAGAACTGCTCCTCGGTGGTGTCCATCGTCTCGCTGCCCAAGGACTACAAGCTGTCCTACATGGACCTGAACCGCCTCAAGACCCACCTCAACAACCTCTTCCCCAACACCACGCTCAAGCGCTACGCGCTGGTGATCGGCGCCTCGGCCAACCTCTCGCTGACCACCCTGATCGTCAAGAGCCCGTGCCTGTCGGACGACTTCCTGACCCTGATCGTCGCCTACATCAAGCGCTGCTTCGCCCGCGACCAGTACCGTTTCGACGACAGCCTGGACGACGCCATGCTCGACTTCATCGTCTCCGAGCGCTTCAACGAAGCGCAGCTCGACGCCATGCTCAACGAGCACGAAGACCCGGCGAAGATCCTCGACACCAACTGGTATGCGATCAAACCGATGTACGAGAAGAAGTACCGCGAGCTGATCCACGACGCCGAGAAGTTCGTCTCGATCAACGACATCCGACTGACACGCGAAAGCGTCAAACAGGCGATCAAGTACCTGCGCGAAATCTATCGCCACCGCATCGGCAAGACCCGGGTGATCTCACTCAACGATTACGGAAAATAGGTGGTACGGGCGTGCCTGTGCTTCACTGACTAGGGCACTCATACTGCCGCAAAGCGGGAGATGGCTATGGAAGGACTGTCGATCCGCTTTCTCGCCGACCTACCCGAGCAGGGCCAGCTCCTGCTCAATTGCGAACACGACCCCTGGCTGGTGGCACTGTCCTACGTCATCGCCAGCGTCGGCAGCCTCAGCACGCTGACCATCGCCAGGCACCTCGATAACGTCCTGAGGCGCAGCATGCGTCTGGTCTGGGGGCTGCTCGGCGGGCTGTGCCTGGCCGGCGCCATCTGGTCCATGCACTTCATCGGCATGCTGGCCTTCCAGGCGCCTGTCGCCATTCGCTATGACCTCGCCACCACCGTGCTGTCGCTGCTGGTGGCCCTGGCCGCCTCACTCCTCGCCGTGTACTACATGGCCATGCCGCGTCCCGGCCTGAGCCGCCAGTTGCTGGCCGCCAGCATCATCGGCCTGGGTATCAGCGCCATGCACTACAGCGGGATGGCGGCGATCCGCTCGGAGGCTCAGGCCTACTACCACGGCGGCCTGTTCACCCTCTCCATCGTCATCGCCATCAGTGCCAGCTTCGCCGCGCTGCTGCTCAACCGCTACGTGCGCCACGGCTCGCAGCTTCGCCAACGCTGGATGAAGTATTCGGCGGCGCTGGTCATGGGCGCGGCGATCGCCTCGATGCACTACACCGGCATGGCCGCGCTCAACCTGGTGGTAGCGGACGGCACGCCGCTGCAGTTGCGCAGCGCCGACAACAGCGTGCAACTGGTGCTGATCGTCGCCTCCATCACCTTGCTGATTCTCAGCCTGAGCCTGGCCGCAGCCTGGATCGGCCGCAAGCTCGACGACAAGGAGCGCGACCTGCAACGGGTCAATACCCTGCTGGTGCAGCTCGATCAGGCCAAGGCATCGCTGGAGCAGGTGGCGCATTTCGATCCACTGACCGAGCTGCTCAACCGTCGCGGCTTCAACCGGGTGTTCGCCGCCACCCTGGAGGAACACGCGGTGACCGGCCGCAGCCTGGCGGTGATGTTCCTCGATGTCGATCACTTCAAACGCATCAATGACAGCCTTGGTCACGACGCTGGCGACGAGTTGCTGCGTGTGGTGGCACAGCGCATCCGCAGCGCGTTACGTGAGCGCGACATCATCGCGCGCTTCGGTGGCGACGAATTCTGCGTGGTCGCCAGCCTCGACAGCAACGCCGACCCACGCGCGCTGGCCGCACGCATGCTGGAGCACATGAAGGAGCCGATCAGCTTTGCCGGACGCAAGATCGTGATGACCACCAGCGTCGGCATCAGCCTGCTCCCCCAGGATGGCGGCAACGCCGACGAGTTGCTCAAGCATGCCGATCTGGCGCTGTATCAATCCAAGGGCAGCGGGCGCAACGTGGTGCATTTCTTCAATCCGCACCTGAAGCAGAAGGCCTCGTTCGAGCTGCAACTGGAAGAAGACCTGCGCCAGGCCCTGCAGCAGGACAGCGGCCTGACCCTGTTCTATCAACCGATCATCGATCTGCGCAGCGGCGCGCTGAGCAAACTCGAAGCCCTGGTACGCTGGCATCATCCGCAGCACGGCCTGCTGACACCCGAGCGCTTCATCGCCATCGCCGAAGCCAACGGTTTCATCGATCAGCTCGACAACTGGGTGCTGCGCCGCGCCTGTCTCGACCTCAACAGCCTGGATCAAATGGGTTATCCGGGGTTGAAGATCGCGGTCAACTGCTCGGCGCTGAACCTGGCCAACGATCAGTTGCCTGGCCGCATCGAGCAGTTGTTGAACGCGACGCGCTGCCCTGCTCACTGCCTGGAGCTGGAGGTGACCGAGAGCGCGCTACTGAGCAACATCAATCGCGCCATCGGCCTGCTGGAAAACATTCGCGCGCTGGGCGTCAGCCTGTCCATCGACGACTTCGGCACCGGTTATTCCTCGCTCGCCTACCTGCGCCGCCTACCTCTGGATACGCTGAAGGTCGACCGCTCCTTCATTCAGGACGTGGCCCACTCCAGTCAGGACCGCGAGATCGTCCACGCCATCATCGCCATGGCCCACGCCCTGCATCTGAAGGTCGTCGCCGAAGGCGTGGAAACCGCCGAGCAGCTGGCGTTCCTTCAGGAACGCGACTGCGATCAGGTGCAGGGCTATCTGTTCAGCAAACCGGTACCGCTGGAGGAAATCCTGGCCCGCTTCCCGCCGCATTACCGGCCGCTGGAACGGGTAGCGGCAAGGTCTTGAGCCTTCGCCCCAGAGCAAAGGCACGCCGCTGAAGCGCCTCCTACAAGCAGCTGTGCAGCCCTTGTGGGAGGGGCTTCAGCCGCGACCAAGGCACGCCTCGCACTCAAGCCCTGAACGCCTGCAACCAGCCCAGGCTGGCCTGCGTACCCACCTCGCCCGGCTTGTACTCGGCGCCCAGCCAGCCGCTGTAACCGCTGTCACGTAAAGCACCGAGCAGCGCGGGGAACGCCAGCTCGCCGGTACCTGGCGCGCCGCGCCCCGGCACGTCGGCGAACTGCACATGACCGATGCGCCCGGCCAGCAAGCGCATGCCTGCGGCCACGTCCAGCCCCTGACGCGCCATATGGTAGAGGTCGTACTGTGCGGCCAGATTCGGGTGATCCACTGCGCGCAGCAGCGCATCCAGATCCTCCGGCGTATTGATCAGAAAGCCCGGCATGTCGATCGGGTTGATCGCCTCCACCAACACGCGGATGCCCAACGTCGCGAAGGCCTCGGCGCTTTTGCGCAGGTTGGCAGCCAGGCAATCCAGCGCCTGCTCGCGGCTCACGCCTTCGGCCAGGCGCCCAGGCAGCACATTGATGCAGGCCGGGCGCGCCATGGCGGCGTAGGTCAGCGCCTCCTGCAGGGCGGCGTCGAACTCGGCCTGACGCGCCGGCACGCTGGCCAGGCCAGGACCGCCGGTCATCAGATCGCCCGCCGGCACGTTGATCAGCACCAGCGGCAAAGCGGTCAACTCCAGCACTTCTTTCAGGGCTACCGCTGGCAACTCATAAGGGAACTGAATTTCCACGCCATCGAAACCCGCCGTCATCGCCGCCAGCACGCGCTCGCGCAGCGGCAACTCGGTGAACAGCATGGACAGGTTGGCAGCGATCTTCATGGGCATTGCTCCCGTAGCAGTTCCACCAGGGTGGCCGGGTCGCATTCCAGGTTGCCCTGGCTGCCGTGCAGGCGCATCAACTGCGCGGCCAAGCCGCTCATGGGCGTGGCGCTGCCCTGCTCACGGGATAGTTTGACCGCCGTATCGAGGTCCTTGAGCAGCGTGCGCACGTGCCACTTGATCGGCTCGAACTGGCTGGCGGCCATCTGTGGCGCAAGGATCTGCAGCGGCTTGGAGTCGGCGAAACCACCGGCCAGCGCCGAGGCGATCAGGCTGGCGTCGACGCCGGAGCGCTCGGCCAGCGCCACCACTTCGGCGATCACCAGCGCGTTGCAGGCCACGATCATCTGGTTGCACACCTTGGTCACCTGCCCGGCGCCCACCTCGCCCATGCGCGTCAGGCGCTGGCCCAGATGCGCCAGCACCGGGCGCACGCGCTCCACGTCCTCTTCCCGGCCGCCAGCCATGATCGCCAGCGTGCCGGCTTCGGCACCCGGCGTACCACCGGAAACCGGCGCATCCACCCAGCGCATGCCAGTACGTGCCTCCAGCTCGGCGGCCATCTCACGGGTGGCCGCCGGCTCCAGGCTGGAAAAGTCCACCAGCAACTGCCCCGGCCGCGCGCCCTCGACGATCCCGCCCGGGCCGAACACCACCTCACGCACCACCTCGGTATTGGCCAGGCAGAGCATCACCACATTGGCATCGCGACACAGCTCGGCGGGGTTCTCCACGCGATGCGCGCCCTGCTCCAGCAGCGACGCGCATTTGTCAGGCGTGCGGTTCCAGAGGGTCAGCGGGTAGCCTGCGGCGAGCAGGCGGCGGGTCATCGGTAGGCCCATCAGACCAATCCCGGCGAAGGCCAGGGCGGGAAGCGTTGCGGTCATCGATCAACTCCAGGCAGTTCGTATCCAGCGCGCATCTTAACCCCGGAGTCAGTTGTGTGCTGCCGGGGCTGCATCGGCAACGCCGGACCACTATACTCCGCGCGCCTTCCCCGCTATTGAACCGGAGAATCCGACATGTTCAAGAACACCCTGGCGCTCGCCGCCGGCATCGCCCTGTCTGTATCTGCTGTATTCGCGCAAGCCGCCGACGTCCTCAAGGTCTCGGCCATTCCTGACGAAGCCCCCACCGAACTGCTGCGCAAGTTCAAGCCGCTGGGCGCCTACCTGGAACAGGAACTGGGCATGAAGGTGGAGTTCGTGCCAGTGGCCGACTACGCAGCCGTGGTCGAGGCGCTGGCCGCTGACCGTATCGACATGGCCTGGCTCGGCGGTTTCACCTTCGTCCAGGCACGCCTGAAAACCGGCAACGCCGTGCCGCTGGTGCAGCGCGAGCAGGACGCCGAGTTCACCAGCAAATTCATCACCTCCGACCCGGCGGTGAAGTCCCTGCAGGATCTGAAAGGCAAGACCTTCGCCTTCGGCTCGGTGTCCTCCACTTCCGGCAGCCTGATGCCGCGCTACTTCATGCTGCAGGACGGCATCAAGCCGGAAGACTTCTTCAGCCGCGTGGCCTACTCCGGTGCTCACGACGCCACCGCCGCCTGGGTACAGGCCGGCAAGGCCGATGCCGGTGTGCTCAACGCCTCGGTGTGGCAGAAACTGGTGGACGCCGGCAAGGTCGACACCGACAAGGTCAAGGTCTTCGCCACCACCCCGACCTACTACGACTACAACTGGACCGTGCGCGGCAACCTCGACGCCGACCTGCAGGCGAAGATCAAGGCCGCCTTCCTCGCCCTCGACCCGGCCAAGCCCGAGCAAAAGGCGATTCTCGACCTGCAGGCCGCCAGCCGCTTTATCGAGACCAAGCCCGAGAACTACGAAGGCATCGAAGAAGCCGCTCGCGCTGCCGGCCTGTTGAAGTGAGCATCGCCCTGCGTGGCGTGGGCCTGGCCCACGCCAACGGCAAGGTCGCGCTGGAAAACATCGATCTGCAGGTCAGCCCCGGTGAACGAGTGGCGATCATCGGCCCCTCGGGCGCCGGCAAGACCACCCTGCTGCGCCTGCTGGCCACCAGCCTGCAACCCACACGCGGCGAGCTCGACCTGCTGCAGCACAACCCCTGGCGTCTGGCTGCCCGCCAGCGCCAACGCCTGCGTGCGCGCATCGGCCTGATCCACCAGGCACCGCCTTTGCCACCGCGCCAGCGCGTGGTCACCGCCGTGCTGGCCGGCAAGCTTGGCCAGTGGTCATTGGCCAAAGGCCTGCTCAACCTGCTGCATCCGCTGGATGCCAGCGGTGCCCAGGCCGCCCTGGCGCGGCTGGACATCGCCGACAAGCTCTACCAACGCTGCGATCAGCTCTCTGGCGGCCAATTGCAGCGCGTCGGCATCGCTCGCGTGCTGTACCAGGCGCCAGAGTTGATCCTCGCCGACGAACCCGTCTCGGCCATGGATCCGGTGCTGGCCGGCCACACCCTGGCCGTGCTCAACCGCGAGGCCGCCGAGCGCGGCATGACCCTGCTCGCCAGCCTGCACGCCGTCGACCTGGCGCTGGCGCACTTCCCT
Proteins encoded in this window:
- a CDS encoding substrate-binding periplasmic protein, producing MLACLSLTVAAELLHVGFGTHKPPYVYEGEPRGLEYELVERAAHNAGFEVTAYYAPIERLHLMLRRGEIDAITTTHERSGVQAFYSDVYIHYQNVAVALAKRGYRIEQIADLGQYAVSAFQRARLLMGPEFERMAMNNPRYREEALQINRNRLLYSGRTDVVVGDRRIIRYLDREVDDQVDVTQPLAWFDIFPPTPYRVGFRRDEQRRRFDEGLRMLRESGEYQRIEQRYLTD
- a CDS encoding zinc-dependent alcohol dehydrogenase family protein, which translates into the protein MLKAEYQQRGPVPQDVISAVPLQLPEPAAGQVRVKVLAAPINPSDVLTLTGAYGMLPPLPAVGGNEGVGKVEALGEGVSNFKVGQTVLLPVGCGTWVTALNAPAEKLIPLPDADPLQLAMLTVNPPTASLLLSEFVDLKPGDWVIQNAANSGVGSYLIQLAKLRGFKTINVVRRDSAVAGVEAEGGDLVLVDGPDLAKRVRAATGGAEVRLGIDAVGGVSTDNLAAVLANGGVLVNYGMMSGQACQVSPASFVFRDVTLRGFWLAKWFQQASPAQQMKVFGELVQLIASGKLKTRVAATYDLEHIKDAVAAAASGERDGKILLVP
- a CDS encoding putative bifunctional diguanylate cyclase/phosphodiesterase, which produces MEGLSIRFLADLPEQGQLLLNCEHDPWLVALSYVIASVGSLSTLTIARHLDNVLRRSMRLVWGLLGGLCLAGAIWSMHFIGMLAFQAPVAIRYDLATTVLSLLVALAASLLAVYYMAMPRPGLSRQLLAASIIGLGISAMHYSGMAAIRSEAQAYYHGGLFTLSIVIAISASFAALLLNRYVRHGSQLRQRWMKYSAALVMGAAIASMHYTGMAALNLVVADGTPLQLRSADNSVQLVLIVASITLLILSLSLAAAWIGRKLDDKERDLQRVNTLLVQLDQAKASLEQVAHFDPLTELLNRRGFNRVFAATLEEHAVTGRSLAVMFLDVDHFKRINDSLGHDAGDELLRVVAQRIRSALRERDIIARFGGDEFCVVASLDSNADPRALAARMLEHMKEPISFAGRKIVMTTSVGISLLPQDGGNADELLKHADLALYQSKGSGRNVVHFFNPHLKQKASFELQLEEDLRQALQQDSGLTLFYQPIIDLRSGALSKLEALVRWHHPQHGLLTPERFIAIAEANGFIDQLDNWVLRRACLDLNSLDQMGYPGLKIAVNCSALNLANDQLPGRIEQLLNATRCPAHCLELEVTESALLSNINRAIGLLENIRALGVSLSIDDFGTGYSSLAYLRRLPLDTLKVDRSFIQDVAHSSQDREIVHAIIAMAHALHLKVVAEGVETAEQLAFLQERDCDQVQGYLFSKPVPLEEILARFPPHYRPLERVAARS
- a CDS encoding hydroxypyruvate isomerase family protein; amino-acid sequence: MKIAANLSMLFTELPLRERVLAAMTAGFDGVEIQFPYELPAVALKEVLELTALPLVLINVPAGDLMTGGPGLASVPARQAEFDAALQEALTYAAMARPACINVLPGRLAEGVSREQALDCLAANLRKSAEAFATLGIRVLVEAINPIDMPGFLINTPEDLDALLRAVDHPNLAAQYDLYHMARQGLDVAAGMRLLAGRIGHVQFADVPGRGAPGTGELAFPALLGALRDSGYSGWLGAEYKPGEVGTQASLGWLQAFRA
- a CDS encoding NAD(P)-dependent oxidoreductase, whose protein sequence is MTATLPALAFAGIGLMGLPMTRRLLAAGYPLTLWNRTPDKCASLLEQGAHRVENPAELCRDANVVMLCLANTEVVREVVFGPGGIVEGARPGQLLVDFSSLEPAATREMAAELEARTGMRWVDAPVSGGTPGAEAGTLAIMAGGREEDVERVRPVLAHLGQRLTRMGEVGAGQVTKVCNQMIVACNALVIAEVVALAERSGVDASLIASALAGGFADSKPLQILAPQMAASQFEPIKWHVRTLLKDLDTAVKLSREQGSATPMSGLAAQLMRLHGSQGNLECDPATLVELLREQCP
- a CDS encoding putative selenate ABC transporter substrate-binding protein, which gives rise to MFKNTLALAAGIALSVSAVFAQAADVLKVSAIPDEAPTELLRKFKPLGAYLEQELGMKVEFVPVADYAAVVEALAADRIDMAWLGGFTFVQARLKTGNAVPLVQREQDAEFTSKFITSDPAVKSLQDLKGKTFAFGSVSSTSGSLMPRYFMLQDGIKPEDFFSRVAYSGAHDATAAWVQAGKADAGVLNASVWQKLVDAGKVDTDKVKVFATTPTYYDYNWTVRGNLDADLQAKIKAAFLALDPAKPEQKAILDLQAASRFIETKPENYEGIEEAARAAGLLK
- a CDS encoding phosphonate ABC transporter ATP-binding protein, yielding MSIALRGVGLAHANGKVALENIDLQVSPGERVAIIGPSGAGKTTLLRLLATSLQPTRGELDLLQHNPWRLAARQRQRLRARIGLIHQAPPLPPRQRVVTAVLAGKLGQWSLAKGLLNLLHPLDASGAQAALARLDIADKLYQRCDQLSGGQLQRVGIARVLYQAPELILADEPVSAMDPVLAGHTLAVLNREAAERGMTLLASLHAVDLALAHFPRVIGIRDGRITFDLPTEQVQPAQLQALYANEQLQTTPSSPVPPQPTHIPRC